The genome window TCAGTGATCTGAATGTGAGCGTATACGATTGCACGGAAACAAGTCTCGGTGACATCCTGCAGGACGCCGAAACGCTGCCCTTTATGGGCGAGCATCGCCTGGTCATCGCGAGGCAAGCGTATTTTTTGACAGGAAGCAAGCCTCCATCGAAAGTGGAGAGCGACCCTGACGCATTGCTCGGCTATTTGCAGAATCCCCCTGCCTATACGACCCTCATTTTACATACAGATGCCGAGAAGCTGGATGAGCGGAAGAAGCTGGTCAAAACGCTGCAGCAAAAGGCAAAAGTCATTCCGTTCTCCCTGCTGCGGGATGCTGACCTGTATGCATGGGTAGAAAGGCAGGCGGATAAATTCCAGGCGTCTATTGACCGGCCGCAGGCAATGAAGCTGGTGGAGCGGGTCGGAAGCGAGCTTAGGCTTTTGGACAAAGAAGTGGAGAAGCTTGCGCTGTATGTAGGAAACGGTGGCAAGATAACGGATCAGGTGATCGAGGATTTATGCGCAAGGACGCTGGAGCAGGATGTCTTTGCACTGATTGAGCAGGTCGCATCCGGAAGGCTCGACAGGGCGCTTCGCATGCTTTACGACTGCATGAAGACGGGAGAGGAGCCGATCAAGCTGCTGTCCCTGTTTGCGAGGCAATTTCGCATGCTGCTGCAGGTGAGACAGCTCGCACCACGCGGCTATTCGCAGCAGCAAATCGCAGGGATGATCAAAATGCACCCGTACGCAGTGAAAAAAGCGA of Brevibacillus choshinensis contains these proteins:
- the holA gene encoding DNA polymerase III subunit delta encodes the protein MPLVSAIREIRQKHFSPVYVLHGPESFLAEEFLSLARREMIDPDFSDLNVSVYDCTETSLGDILQDAETLPFMGEHRLVIARQAYFLTGSKPPSKVESDPDALLGYLQNPPAYTTLILHTDAEKLDERKKLVKTLQQKAKVIPFSLLRDADLYAWVERQADKFQASIDRPQAMKLVERVGSELRLLDKEVEKLALYVGNGGKITDQVIEDLCARTLEQDVFALIEQVASGRLDRALRMLYDCMKTGEEPIKLLSLFARQFRMLLQVRQLAPRGYSQQQIAGMIKMHPYAVKKAMEQARHFSEDSLKKLLLILAEEDFRMKSGQVDKRLALELFITRAHEARNRTAG